Proteins encoded within one genomic window of Macrobrachium nipponense isolate FS-2020 chromosome 8, ASM1510439v2, whole genome shotgun sequence:
- the LOC135222628 gene encoding probable nuclear hormone receptor HR3 isoform X8, giving the protein MSRDAVKFGRMSKKQREKVEDEVRYHKSQMRSMPGEETSPDSSIYEPPTPTSSNIYPHMYSTYVPADITPFSTTGYTYTPQTSTPNIPIEITSDYVIDSTTIDVRQTSIEQLPDSGAMSPVGSSGKGGFGHRGASSGGGGGGGGASEMPGGGQMRGAGPGGGGGGGGGGGGGGGEDGGGERGGGDLMTDDIFIKEEEVDCFDLDTLQTTRISDRGCPNSLSDKNFTAVDSTTYLPPEPTSPPLSQPQLPQQQQQQQQQQQQQIQQQQQQLQQQQHTPVAGATVIPEEENPPPHMSTDPVQLAEILARWVADAHVRTFLYSSEHIADVMRKQSLDISKVNYYKNMAHEELWFDCAQMLTSVIQQIIEFAKAVPGFRKFSQDDQIVLLKAGSFELAILRMTRYFDVNQNCVVYRDTLLPMEAFLNITETVEMKLVNNVFDFAKTIAELKLTDTELGLYSAFVLLQADRPGLRGQEEIVKLNEAVGRSLCLELDKTHRYPVKGDITVYAFLLAKMPALRELSMLHQEALSKFKRAAPHLQFSDLHKEIFNVDS; this is encoded by the exons CGGTGAAATTCGGACGCATGAGCAAAAAGCAACGTGAAAAAGTGGAGGACGAGGTTCGGTACCACAAGTCGCAGATGCGAAGCATGCCCGGCGAGGAGACTTCTCCGGACTCGTCCATATACGAACCTCCAACTCCCACTTCCTCCAATATATACCCACACAT GTACAGCACTTATGTGCCAGCGGACATCACCCCATTCTCGACCACTGGCTACACGTACACTCCTCAAACCTCCACGCCGAATATTCCCATTGAGATCACCTCCGATTACGTCATCGACTCCACCACCATTGACGTCCGTCAGACGTCTATAGAGCAGCTTCCGGATTCTGGGGCCATGTCACCGGTTGGCTCATCTG GTAAAGGCGGTTTCGGGCACAGAGGAGCTAGCtcgggtggaggaggaggaggaggaggagcgagcGAAATGCCAGGTGGTGGTCAGATGCGAGGTGCTGGTcctggcggaggaggaggaggaggaggtggtggtggtgggggtggtggAGAAGATGGTGGAGGTGAGAGGGGAGGTGGAGATCTAATGACTGACGACATTTTCATCAAAGAAGAAGAGGTCGATTGCTTCGATCTGGACACCTTGCAGACCACACGCATCAGTGACCGCGGTTGTCCGAACAGTTTGTCAGATAAAAACTTTACTGCCGTAGACAGCACGACGTACCTGCCTCCCGAGCCCACCTCTCCGCCCCTAAGTCAGCCTCAGCTTCctcagcaacaacagcaacagcaacagcagcagcagcagcaaatacagcaacagcagcagcaactaCAACAGCAACAGCATACGCCTGTTGCAGGTGCCACAGTTATACCTGAAGAAGAAAACCCACCTCCTC ACATGTCCACAGATCCTGTTCAGCTGGCTGAAATCTTGGCCCGCTGGGTTGCAGATGCGCACGTCAGAACGTTTCTGTACTCGTCGGAACATATCGCTGATGTGATGAGGAAGCAATCCTTGGACATTTCCAAAGTCAATTACTACAAAAATATG GCACATGAGGAACTGTGGTTTGACTGTGCTCAGATGTTAACGTCCGTTATCCAGCAGATCATCGAGTTCGCTAAAGCTGTTCCCGGTTTTAGGAAGTTTTCTCAAGATGACCAAATTGTCCTTCTTAAAGCAG GAAGCTTCGAGTTAGCAATACTTCGGATGACCCGCTACTTCGATGTGAATCAGAATTGCGTTGTTTACCGTGACACTTTGCTGCCAATGGAGGCTTTTCTTAATATTACAGAAACTGTGGAAATGAAACTTGTTAACAACGTCTTTGACTTTGCCAAAACTATTGCTGAACTTAAGTTGACAGACACAGAGCTAGGCTTATACTCTGCATTTGTGCTGCTCCAAGCAG ATCGACCAGGTCTGCGTGGGCAGGAGGAAATTGTGAAGCTCAACGAAGCTGTAGGGCGGTCGCTGTGCCTGGAACTGGACAAAACCCACAGATATCCAGTTAAAGGAGATATTACTGTTTATGCCTTCTTGCTGGCTAAGATGCCAGCTCTCAG GGAGCTGAGCATGCTGCACCAGGAAGCTCTGAGCAAGTTCAAGAGGGCTGCACCACACCTCCAGTTTTCTGACCTACACAAGGAGATCTTCAATGTAGATTCCTGA